Proteins encoded together in one Penaeus vannamei isolate JL-2024 chromosome 9, ASM4276789v1, whole genome shotgun sequence window:
- the LOC113824779 gene encoding glutamate receptor ionotropic, kainate 2, with amino-acid sequence MRTLGAFFNFRPEPRVALGDVVGRRDANGRWMGALELLKDEEAEFTVLPVTVSSPREEIVDFSILLGTTTFGILVRRPAYVPKPDALLRPFNVDVWLWILAMMGIMGPLIYLIILLRVRLCRGDPTLTRTFPLDQCVWFVFGAMMKQGSVLSPISDSSRILFATWWLFITIVTSFYTANLTAYLTFNSLVLPIEKAEDLAKYPDIKWVAFRDGALADIIMEHPKLKVLRDMREAGRGAFLSSHKEALDLVRGGKHVYIDDMRILDYLIQEDFKARRSKGEKDQCHFYATPLDKDKDFIFWYGYAFRKNSEYKDLFDGFFRRLSYFGILNFLHDNATASTPVCTQDNGADDRSLRNNDLFTTYVVGLVGTLAAIVAFVCEIMCRRSRRKNLPNGKNFSSNVTSQFRPIPAITHTPPHAQQTPVVGWSDGANLPPFPPRRPRTPFEVRYPDYANAPSSQRAGRMYTGGRGSPGVIQGKINETDAVWDRRTNQLILKDPSGLRKSMAVIGGVPYTFLQYVDHEGPKVQKLILRDLV; translated from the exons ATGAGGACGTTGGGCGCCTTCTTCAACTTCCGGCCGGAGCCCAGGGTGGCGCTGGGGGATGTCGTGGGCCGGAGGGACGCCAACGGACGCTGGATGGGCGCCCTCGAGCTGCTGAAGGATGAG gAAGCCGAGTTCACCGTGCTGCCCGTGACGGTGTCGAGCCCCCGGGAGGAGATCGTCGACTTCTCGATCCTTCTGGGCACCACCACCTTCGGGATCCTCGTCCGCCGCCCCGCCTACGTGCCCAAGCCGGACGCCCTGCTCAGGCCCTTCAACGTGGAT GTGTGGCTCTGGATCCTGGCCATGATGGGCATAATGGGGCCCCTCATCTACCTGATCATCCTCCTGCGGGTGCGCCTGTGCCGAGGGGACCCCACGCTCACCCGGACCTTCCCCCTGGACCAGTGCGTGTGGTTCGTCTTCGGGGCCATGATGAAGCAGGGCAGCGTGCTCAGTCCGATCTCAG ATTCGTCCCGCATCCTGTTCGCAACGTGGTggctcttcatcaccatcgtgacTTCCTTCTACACGGCCAACCTGACTGCCTACCTCACCTTCAACAGCCTCGTCCTGCCCATCGAGAAGGCTGAGGATCTGGCCAAGTACCCGGACATCAAATGGGTGGCCTTTAGGGATGGCGCCCTGGCCGATATCATCATg GAACACCCGAAACTGAAGGTGCTGCGGGACATGCGCGAGGCGGGGCGCGGGGCCTTCCTCAGCTCGCACAAGGAGGCGCTGGATCTCGTCAGGGGCGGCA aGCACGTGTACATCGACGACATGCGAATCCTCGACTACCTGATCCAGGAGGACTTCAAGGCCCGGCGCAGCAAGGGCGAGAAGGACCAGTGCCACTTCTACGCGACGCCCCTCGACAAGGACAAGGACTTCATCTTCTGGTATGGCTACGCCTTCAGGAAGAACAGCGAGTACAAGGACCTCTTCGATGGCTT CTTCCGCCGCCTCTCCTACTTCGGGATCCTCAACTTCCTCCACGACAACGCCACAGCCAGCACGCCCGTCTGCACGCAGGACAACGGCGCCGACGACCGCTCCCTCAGGAACAACGACCTCTTCACCACCTACGTCGTCGGGCTTGTGGGCACGCTGGCGGCGATCGTGGCCTTCGTGTGTGAGATCATGTGTCG aCGGTCGAGGAGGAAGAACCTGCCGAACGGAAAGAACTTCTCGTCGAACGTGACCTCGCAGTTCCGGCCGATCCCCGCCATCACCCACACCCCGCCCCACGCCCAGCAAACGCCCGTCGTGGGCTGGAGCGACGGCgccaatctccctccctttccccccagacGCCCGCGGACGCCCTTCGAGGTCCGCTACCCCGACTACGCCAACGCCCCCAGCTCCCAGCGGGCGGGACGCATGTATACGGGCGGCCGAGGCTCCCCGGGCGTGATCCAAGGTAAAATTAACGAGACTGACGCCGTGTGGGATCGGAGGACCAATCAGCTGATCCTCAAAGACCCTTCAGGTCTGAGGAAGAGCATGGCTGTGATTGGGGGCGTTCCCTATACGTTCCTTCAGTACGTAGATCACGAGGGACCCAAAGTGCAGAAGCTGATCTTGAGAGATCTTGTGTAA